In Vanessa cardui chromosome 24, ilVanCard2.1, whole genome shotgun sequence, the genomic window CCGACCAGTACACGTACTTCTCCTGGGGGTGCAATCGTCATGTGTAGAAGATGTGTAATGATTCAAGATCACATTGAGTCAAGGAGCAAAATACCGAAGCTACATGACTAACTGACATACAACGCACAGCCCTGTATTCAAAGAGAATGTAGTGACGGAGGTAAAATGAGTACTACGGTAGGTGCAATGCAATCTGCATTTACTCGCTTTAGAAAACGCATTTAGTAAAAACTCCTATACGTTGGATAACATGATACCGATGGAATATCCCCAGCCACCGCGACTAGTCCTCGCCACAACAAGTTTTCACCTCCTCTGCTCTCGGTAGTCTTTCGAATTACATGTCAAAAATCAATCGGCAAGAGCTAGTGGAGGACGAGAGGGGCACCTGCAGGTCCAGAGCGATGTCCGTGAGCGCCGTGCCGTTGTAGAGCAGCGCAGGCGCCGACGCGTCGAGGCGCGCGCGCTGCACCCAGCCGCCGCCCGCCATGAACAGCCAGCCCTCCCAGGGGTCGATCGCCAGCGCTGCGCAGGGAGAGCGTGAGCGGGGCGGGAGGGGGCGGGAAgggggcgcggcgggcgcgggcgcggcgcgtaCCGGTGACGACGAGCGGGTCGGTGTCGCGCAGCACGTAGCGGTGCGAGCCGTCCAGGCGCGCCACGAGCAGCAGCGCGCGCGCGGCGTCGCTCCAGTAGAGGTTGCGCGCCAGCGGGTCCACGGCCAGCGCGGCCAGCGCGTCGCGCGCGCCGGCGCCGGGCGCGGCCTGCTGCAGCACGCGCTCGCGCCCCGCGCCCGAGCGCCGCGCGCGCCAGCCCGCGCCGCTCTCGGGGTCGGCCCAGTACACCCACTCCTCCTCTGCGCGGTGACGGAGTACGGTCATTCCAATGTATGATATAAAGTAAATCTAGTATTACTTAAGGATCAAACAATTATAGTCTGTACCAATCTCAACATCTGGAACACTGAAGTAGGCGATGACACAAGATCCGACGACTCTGGTGATAATGATCTTGGTTGTGCTCCTCTTTcttaataaaaactgttttaaagataaattattatatttcgacCTACACTTTaacataaagttatttttggACCTCCCGCCCTATTTGGTACTTACAACATAGGTGCCGTGAAAACCGTAACGTATGTTAAAATAAAGTGCGATAAAAGACTAGAATAATCTGTGAAATTATTGGACTTAAAAATTGCGTTAATCCAAAAAGACTCGAAAAAAACTTGTTTCATTACCCCAAATTCGACCCCCACTGCGCTCCGCGCGTTTTTAATCTATAACTGAAAGTCTGTTTGCCGCGCATTTGATGGTTGAATGACAGAATGACAGATAATgtttagattatttttgaactttgattttgttacaaaataaagaGATATAATAGAGGAGGCGATATTAGTGAACTTTAAATGTCGTTTCTTTGTATTTTCAGGTAAGATAAAAGTATAATTGTAATAGTTTAATGATAATTGGTATGATATTGTAAAGgcgtgttaaataaaacaaaactttgtaTTTTCAGAGAAACAATTTGTGATTCATTTTGAGCATCCTCAATAACctatcttatatatgtatatacggattttaaaaatgtgttattcatattaatataaagactGAATTATGAACAATTCTCGAACAATTATTATCGACAAGATATTGTCAATTTCATATAGCCTGCATCAGAAACGTACAATGTCACTCAAATAAGCGCAAGCTTTATTGGGTTACCAAAATTTTGCCAATTTTGTAGTCCCTCGAGAGAGACTACACTACCGTCAGTTTCAGTTACAATCCAGGATGCTAGCGAGATCATCAATGAAAGAAATGAACTTGCAAGCAGCAGTAATAAAAGATTTCAAGTGGTGGATCAATACTTTGGAGACGACTCCCGCAAAAACAATGTTACTTTCGGAACTCATTCATCATTTGTTGACAACAGTTGCTGCAGATTTTGGGTGGGGACCTCAAATGGACGATCAGACAGTGCTAGGCAGATGGAGAAAATATCAGATGCAAAGGCACTGCAACCGCAAAGAAATATTTGTCATAATTGCGGCTACAAAACATTTCAGGTTACGAATACAAGGGCGTCATCTAATTTTACAGTCAGACAATCGAACGGTTAtcgcatatattaaaaaaaaggcggCACACGATCGATAGCTCTTCTCAATCAATCCTTACCTTACCAGCTTCTAAATTACCTGGTCAAGTGGAATATCACGATGACAGCAGAATATATTCCTGGGAAATTCAACGACATCGCCTTTCGTTTATCGAGAGGGAAACAAGCAACCGAATAGCACCTATTGAAACATGCTCTCAGCATGATATTTCGCAGGTTTTGAGTTCCACGGATAGGTTTGTTTGCCACGAACGAAATAAGACTTCTGTACTACACAGAAGTACGTGTCAAGCAATTGTCAGGACTTCTCAGCTCTCTTTTGCAACGCCTTCAGTCGTCCATGGCGGTTTCAACTAGCGTGGTTATTTTCTCCACCGAGTCTCATTCCACGGGTGCTGCAACATCTCAACACTGCTCAAGGAATCTTTTTGATCGTTGCACCAATGTGGAAGAGATTGTTTTGACTTCCAGATCTTACAGATGAGCTTTATGCAGACATTTGAGATCAAACGGCTATATCTCAAGTGGCGGTGGATCAAACAACGGGCTCGCCACCACCCCGAATTCAAGACAGAGAgctttttttttagaaaatgtaatttaaacttGGTCTGAaacttaaaacatattaaaccgCTTGGTCTAGATGGATAAGGCGGTGtgcgttaaataattttaattttaaacatccgAGTGGGGTTTCTTTATGAAAGTTTTTGGCCTTTTTGAGCTTAGAAGAGACATTAACTTATCCTACTATTCTCCTACATAAATCAGTAGTTCTAACATTcggaaaagttttaaataatgaaaatttgaatttacattttttaatcatGCATATTTTCAAATCTATTACTCTCCGTAGCCCAAAAACCTTAAGAAagaaattaattctttatttgagGCCTCACGACGATTAACTTTTGTTACTCGCATCCGGTAAACGCGTCAATGTAAGGTTCAAGGTCATTGTTAAAAATCACGCCATTACTTCGATTGCGGTgactatatagttttatatccTACATTTGGCTCTAAGACTGATACAGTCACGTAAAGGCAATCAGGTTGGAAATTGATGAATCATTCATGTACTAGGGTTTGTCCTGTATACTTGTTAAGAATAGTGGTTAAATTAGGCACTGAGCGGTGTACGCCCATTTGCGATAGTTCTCTATTCATAACAATAAGAGGTTCGAACCGAGAAGCTTCTCGTACTGTGACAAGTGGCTGAGTAAAGTCGGTGTTTAAAGATGCAGGCATTGCAGCTTCGGCTGGTGTCCGCTCTGCCGTCGCATCCTTAAATTGGTTTGAACATTTCTCTATTGAAGATATATTAGCATGTGGAAACTGGCGCAGTGAAAAGACATTCCttaagttttattgtaaataaataacaagtaattcaaaaccatttttttttttttgcgggtAGGTGTCAAACAAGTTGCAACGTTTTTAGTGagctcttaaattttatttaattaaaaatacattatatataatacatgtacgtCTAAATAACATTACCTACCAGCGTACAATCTCCTTTacgataaacaataaaataataagttaaataacaattaatcacTGCTAAAACCATGGAGTCAATCAAAGATTCACTGTCTGCCATGTCGGAACTCTTCAATACCAAAATGAATGAACTTCAACATGAGTTACAAAAGACATCTTCATCAGTTGCTACACACACACCATCACTTTCAACGGAGTTCACGCAGTTTAGAAGCTTCATTATAACTGCTCTCAGCACTCTTCAGCGTCAGGTAGAATTTCTTGGAAGGGAGTTGGACCGCCAGGAAATGCAAAGAAGGCGCAAAATACTACTTCTTCATGGAGTCCCAGAAGAAAAAGCCGAGAACACCAGTGCTCGTGTGACTAGTCTCGTTGCAGACCATCTGGACTTAACAAACTTCTCAAGCTCCAGCATCAAATCTTCCTATCGGCTTGGTAAGTCTACAGCCAACCGGAATAGGCCAATTGTAGTTAAGTTCTGTGATGTTAGCGTGCGGGATAAGGTGTGGTTTGCCAAGTCAAAATTTAAAGGCACTGGTATAACCCAATCGGAGTTCCTCACGAAGACACGGCACGATGTGTTTGTACAAGCTAGCGCTGTACACGTGCCTGTAAGGTCTTTGACACTTGACGATTCGTATTACACACAATTCGTATGACCCAGTTACGATcattatgttattacattttataattatgtactttcaGTGTAATAAAGACGCTCCGTAGTATCGGTTGGCTTGACaaacatattgttttctttGCTTGACGACAACCCCGATTGCTCTCCGATCTACCTGACATCTGACATCTGACGAATTAAGTGAACGTGTGCTAACTAGCCCGTTCAGTGTTCCTCTTAGCACGGCAGCGTTTCGGCATTGGGAAGTGTTGGACCCGGGATGGACGGATATTCTTCATAGCCCCAGATGGATCGCGTCACCAAGTTGAATCACTCGCTGAACTCGACGCTGTATCCTCTTCACCTTTAAAATCTCCAGAAGTCAAGGTCCTTAACGTCTCGAAGAATCCAGACAGCAAAGTTGCAGTTTCTCGTCCGAAACGAATTGTTAAAAAGTAGTGATTATAATTTTCAGTTGTACATAGTATCTGCTTACTACTACCATTGgtttgtttactttaatttaccttCCTAATCACTTACTTTCTTTATTGATTGGTGTAGTTATAAGTGAGTgtagtttaaaatttgttactatTATGTCAAT contains:
- the LOC124540004 gene encoding uncharacterized protein LOC124540004 → MESIKDSLSAMSELFNTKMNELQHELQKTSSSVATHTPSLSTEFTQFRSFIITALSTLQRQVEFLGRELDRQEMQRRRKILLLHGVPEEKAENTSARVTSLVADHLDLTNFSSSSIKSSYRLGKSTANRNRPIVVKFCDVSVRDKVWFAKSKFKGTGITQSEFLTKTRHDVFVQASARFGIGKCWTRDGRIFFIAPDGSRHQVESLAELDAVSSSPLKSPEVKVLNVSKNPDSKVAVSRPKRIVKK